ATGCATGAACAGAAAGCTGTTCTTCCATGGGGAAAAAGAAGAATTCTTCTCAAACAAAGAGCTGCTAAAGACATACACGGAATCAGCAATGCAGATGCACATGCATCATCACGATTAACATGGTACTTGAGATTCTAGGATACAGCTTCATACAAAAGGGGCTCGTCGCCGGAGTAGCAATCGCAATAATCTGCTCCATGATGGGCGTCTTTTTGGTGCTGAGGCGTTACTCGCTGTTCGGCGACGCGCTGTCGCACATGGCATTTGGAGGAATATCTGTGGGAATGCTGGCCGGAGTGTACCCCCTCTGGACCGCGTTTGCAGTATCTGTATTGGGCGCGCTTGGGATTACAAAGCTGAGAAAGAGCACCAAGATCTCAGGCGATGCGGCAATCGCGGTGCTGTTGGTGTCCGGATTTGGAATGGGTGTGCTCTTGATAAGCATCTCAGGCGGATTCAAGGTGGACCTTTTCAGCTTTCTCTTTGGAAGCATCCTGCTGATAAGCACCGAGGACACACTCCTAATAGTCGGAATCAGCGCAGGGATAATCGCAGTCTTGAGCGTTCTCAGAAAGCAGCTCCTGCATTTCACGTTTGACGAGGAACAGGCAAAAGTGAACGGACTAAACGTCGACCGTCTCAACTACATCTTTGTGATACTGGCAAGCGTCACGGTGATAACGTCAATGAGGCTCGTCGGAGTGCTGCTCATATCAGCTCTGATCGTGTTGCCCAACATCACCAGCATTATGTTCGGAAAAAGCTTCAAAAAAACGGTTGCCATCTCCGTGTCGATCTCCGTGTTCTCTGTAGTGACTGGAATTATTGCGTCGTACTATCTGGATCTTGCTCCCTCTGGAACCATCGTGATGATCTCAGTTGCCATTCTGGTCGGCGTACTCATTGCCAAGTATTTTGGTGTGATAGGCAGGACGCGCGAACTCCAAGTCAAAAGCTAGCTCTGAATGTGCGAAAACTCATTCTTTACACCGCGCTCTGATTCCATTCTTTTGAGCTTGAATCTCAGATCGTCGTATTCAAGCTGAGCTTCGCGCTTTTTTGAGATGATCTCATCATAACTCTGCTCCAGCTTTTCTATCTTTGATCTGATTTGCGATATCTCAGATTTCAGCGATTCCCTTTCGGGTTTTAGGTATGCAAGTACCTCGCGCACCTCGTGCAGTTCCTCGACTGCCGCCTTTTTCTCCTGGTATTCGGATTCTGTCTTTTTTATCCTCGATTTCAGCTCGACCAGTTCATCGTTGAGGGATTCCTTTTCAAGC
The window above is part of the Candidatus Nitrosotenuis cloacae genome. Proteins encoded here:
- a CDS encoding metal ABC transporter permease; amino-acid sequence: MVLEILGYSFIQKGLVAGVAIAIICSMMGVFLVLRRYSLFGDALSHMAFGGISVGMLAGVYPLWTAFAVSVLGALGITKLRKSTKISGDAAIAVLLVSGFGMGVLLISISGGFKVDLFSFLFGSILLISTEDTLLIVGISAGIIAVLSVLRKQLLHFTFDEEQAKVNGLNVDRLNYIFVILASVTVITSMRLVGVLLISALIVLPNITSIMFGKSFKKTVAISVSISVFSVVTGIIASYYLDLAPSGTIVMISVAILVGVLIAKYFGVIGRTRELQVKS